From Arachis stenosperma cultivar V10309 chromosome 2, arast.V10309.gnm1.PFL2, whole genome shotgun sequence, one genomic window encodes:
- the LOC130961602 gene encoding glycolipid transfer protein 1-like, whose protein sequence is MEGTVFAPALEQLEHVKSEQGEILTKPFLDACKHILPVIDKFGTAMGLVKSDIGGNISRLETQYSSNPSRFNCLFSLVQAEVETNTTKASSSCTNGLLWLTRAMDFLVGLFQSLIEHEDWSLSQACTESYNNTLKKWHGWLASSSFGVVMKLVPDRKKFMEVLGGGGNLNADMEKFCATLSPLLEENHKFLARLGLDDMKAS, encoded by the exons ATGGAAGGGACTGTCTTTGCACCTGCACTGGAACAACTTGAGCATGTCAAATCTGAGCAAGGAGAAATTCTGACAAAGCCTTTCTTAGATGCCTGCAAGCACATATTACCTGTTATAG ATAAGTTTGGAACTGCTATGGGCCTCGTTAAATCGGACATTGGTGGTAACATATCA AGATTGGAGACTCAATATTCTTCCAATCCATCCAGATTCAATTGTCTGTTTAGTTTGGTACAAGCAGAGGTTGAAACTAACACTACTAAGGCATCATCCAGTTGTACCAATGGACTTCTTTGGTTGACAAG GGCCATGGATTTCTTGGTGGGTTTGTTCCAAAGTTTGATAGAGCACGAAGATTGGTCATTGTCACAAGCCTGCACAGAATCCTACAACAACACTCTCAAGAAGTGGCATGGTTGGCTTGCTAGTTCAAGCTTTGGT GTTGTCATGAAGCTTGTTCCTGATAGGAAGAAGTTCATGGAGGTTCTCGGAGGCGGTGGCAATCTCAATGCTGACATGGAGAAATTTTGTGCTACCCTTTCCCCACTCCTTGAAGAGAATCACAAGTTTCTG